In a single window of the Streptomyces sp. NBC_00353 genome:
- a CDS encoding PepSY domain-containing protein, whose amino-acid sequence MKRRIAIAAVTAAVLVGGGAATAVAFGDDNGRDSHDSAKVLSRHTSDDNNDDDTAHRTPRSASVTLSAAMDAALRSVPGTVTSIELDDAGRNGEAQHWEVEINGKDGTHHELNVDARTAEVTPDHSDDGHHGGDRHDDRDDD is encoded by the coding sequence ATGAAGCGCAGGATCGCCATCGCCGCCGTCACCGCGGCCGTACTCGTCGGCGGCGGGGCCGCCACGGCCGTCGCCTTCGGCGACGACAACGGCCGGGACAGCCACGACAGCGCGAAGGTACTCAGCAGGCACACCTCCGACGACAACAACGACGACGACACCGCCCATCGCACACCGCGGTCGGCCTCCGTCACGCTCTCCGCGGCGATGGACGCCGCCCTGCGCTCGGTGCCGGGCACGGTCACCTCGATCGAGCTCGACGACGCCGGCCGGAACGGCGAAGCGCAGCACTGGGAGGTCGAGATCAACGGCAAGGACGGCACGCACCACGAGCTGAACGTGGACGCCAGGACCGCCGAGGTCACCCCCGACCACTCGGACGACGGCCACCACGGGGGTGACCGGCACGACGACCGCGACGACGACTGA